The following DNA comes from cyanobiont of Ornithocercus magnificus.
TCCTGTTGTTATTCCAAGGTTTATTAAGCCCCTTACCCATAACATCATATGGGACTGTAGCCTTTAGAGGCCCATGGTTCTCGCGATGTTGACAATATCAGGGTCTAAGTCTGTGTGGAAAACGGCATCGTTATTGGCAATCGCAGTATCAGGATCTTTGAGACCATTACCAGTAAGCACACATACTACAATGGCTCCTTCAGGTACCTCAGTCGACCGCTTAAGTAGTCCTGCTACTGAGGTAGCACTTGCTGGCTCACAAAAGATGCCTTCCTCGCTTCCAAGAAGCTTGTAAGCCTGGATGATCTCGTCATCGCTGACATCCAAAAAGTCCCCACCACTTGCTTGACGGACAGCTATGGCTTTATGACGGTTCACTGGGTTGCCAATCCGGATGGCTGTTGCAATAGTTTTGGGGTCTTTCACAGTACTATTAGAAACTAGTGGTGCAGAACCACTCGCCTGAAAGCCCATCATTCGCGGTAAATGTTTACTGCGGCCTGCCTGCAGGTACTCCTCAAATCCCATCCAGTAGGCTGTAATGTTTCCAGCATTACCCATCGGGATACAGAGCCAGTCTGGGGCATCACCAAGGGCATCTACTACCTCAAAAGCGGCTGTCTTCTGACCCTGCAACCGGTAAGGGTTTACAGAATTAACTAAGGTTACAGGGTAGCTTTCTGCCATTTGACGAACAATATCCAAAGCGCGATCAAAATTGCCTCGTATTGCCAAGACTTCTGCACCATAGACAAGGGCCTGAGCAAGTTTTCCCTGAGCCACAAAGCCATCAGGGATCAAAACAAATGCCCGCATGCCACCGCGCCGAGCATAGGCTGCTGCTGCTGCGCTTGTATTGCCAGTGCTAGCACAGATGACAGCTTCGCATCCTGCCTCCTTTGCCTTGCTGATA
Coding sequences within:
- a CDS encoding threonine synthase, whose product is MGQQALTFRFQPLLTACPVSLIQTLHRRLRPSARPVMQDWLGLIEAYRAWLPVSASTPVITLREGATPLIPIRSIANRIGRGVQVYIKYEGLNPTGSFKDRGMTMAISKAKEAGCEAVICASTGNTSAAAAAYARRGGMRAFVLIPDGFVAQGKLAQALVYGAEVLAIRGNFDRALDIVRQMAESYPVTLVNSVNPYRLQGQKTAAFEVVDALGDAPDWLCIPMGNAGNITAYWMGFEEYLQAGRSKHLPRMMGFQASGSAPLVSNSTVKDPKTIATAIRIGNPVNRHKAIAVRQASGGDFLDVSDDEIIQAYKLLGSEEGIFCEPASATSVAGLLKRSTEVPEGAIVVCVLTGNGLKDPDTAIANNDAVFHTDLDPDIVNIARTMGL